The proteins below come from a single Nitrospira sp. genomic window:
- the rplM gene encoding 50S ribosomal protein L13: protein MTKTYLEKPADVQRKWYLVDAEGKTLGRLAAKVATVLRGKHKPTFTPHVDTGDHVVIVNAEKVVLTGNKMEDKTYSTHSGFPGGLKTLTAEHIHRKDPTKLLTKAIEGMLPKNPLGNHMAKKLRVYAGATHPHQAQKLESLSL, encoded by the coding sequence ATGACAAAAACGTATCTCGAGAAACCCGCTGATGTGCAACGAAAATGGTACCTCGTGGACGCCGAGGGAAAGACGCTTGGCCGCCTGGCGGCGAAAGTCGCCACCGTGCTGCGAGGCAAGCATAAGCCGACCTTCACGCCCCATGTTGATACGGGCGATCACGTCGTGATCGTCAACGCGGAGAAGGTCGTGCTCACCGGTAATAAAATGGAGGATAAGACCTACTCAACCCACAGTGGATTCCCCGGCGGTTTGAAGACGCTCACGGCAGAGCATATTCACCGCAAGGACCCGACCAAATTGTTGACGAAGGCCATCGAAGGCATGTTGCCCAAGAATCCGCTCGGGAACCACATGGCGAAAAAGTTGCGCGTCTATGCCGGCGCAACCCACCCGCATCAAGCGCAAAAACTGGAATCACTCTCGTTGTGA
- the rpsI gene encoding 30S ribosomal protein S9 — protein MAAMTQYATGKRKSAIARAWVTAAAGDIVVNEKPLEQAFPRPTLRNIIQFPFELAGVAGKYSVRATVYGGGPAGQAGALRHAISKALVIMSAAFRGPIKKEGLLTRDSRVKERKKYGQKGARKRFQYSKR, from the coding sequence ATGGCAGCAATGACGCAGTACGCAACCGGAAAAAGAAAAAGCGCGATCGCGCGCGCATGGGTCACCGCAGCCGCCGGTGACATCGTCGTCAATGAGAAGCCGCTGGAACAAGCCTTTCCCCGCCCGACGCTACGGAATATCATTCAATTTCCGTTTGAGTTGGCCGGAGTCGCGGGCAAATATTCCGTCCGCGCCACCGTGTACGGTGGTGGCCCAGCCGGTCAGGCCGGAGCACTTCGCCATGCGATCTCCAAGGCGCTGGTCATCATGAGCGCAGCGTTCCGCGGCCCGATCAAGAAGGAAGGCCTCTTGACCCGCGATTCTCGCGTGAAGGAACGGAAGAAGTACGGTCAGAAGGGCGCCAGAAAGCGCTTCCAATACTCGAAACGGTAA